In Electrophorus electricus isolate fEleEle1 chromosome 18, fEleEle1.pri, whole genome shotgun sequence, one genomic interval encodes:
- the LOC113578790 gene encoding eukaryotic translation initiation factor 2 subunit 2-like, with protein MSEDEILFDPSTTKKKKKKKKPFMLEEEGDGLGEESQQAEPREAEPEAGEEREVELEEDDSRKKEATDDLDDLNFFNQKKKKKKPKKVFENDLEEGMKELKIEAEQHEVVEDDDLDLMLPAKKKKAKKVEFVEEGETLEKDDALEDDEGKNLDGITFSSQTGPAWAGSERDYTYDELLSRVFNIMREKNPDMVAGEKRKFVMKPPQVVRVGTKKTSFVNFTDICKLLHRQPKHLLAFLLAELGTSGSIDGNNQLVIKGRFQQKQIENVLRRYIKEYVTCHTCRSPDTILQKDTRLYFLQCETCHSRCSVASIKTGFQAVTGKRAQLRAKAN; from the exons ATGTCAGAAGACGAG ATTTTATTTGACCCTTCCACgaccaagaagaagaaaaagaagaagaagccctTTATGCTGGAGGAGGAAGGCGATGGGCTCGGAGAGGAGTCGCAGCAGGCTGAGCCTCGCGAGGCAGAACCCGAGGCCGGAGAGGAGCgtgaggtggagctggaggaggatgaCAGCAGAAAGAAAG AGGCGACAGATGACTTGGATGATTTAAATTTCTTTaatcagaagaaaaagaaaaagaaacccaaGAAAGTGTTTGAGAATGACCTCGAAGAGGGCATGAAG GAGCTGAAGATTGAGGCTGAACAGCATGAAGTGGTAGAAGACGATGACCTGGATCTGATGTTGCCagcaaagaagaagaaggcCAAGAAGGTGGAATTTGTGGAAGAGGGTGAAACACTCGAGAAAGATGATG CTCTAGAGGACGATGAGGGTAAAAATCTAGATGGGATCACATTCAGCTCTCAGACTGGCCCGGCTTGGGCGGGCTCAGAGAGGGACTACACATATGATGAG CTGCTGAGTCGAGTCTTTAACATCATGAGGGAGAAGAATCCTGACATGGTGGCTGGCGAGAAGAGGAAATTTGTAATGAAGCCACCTCAGGTGGTCCGCGTTGGAACGAAGAAAACGTCCTTCGTCAACTTCACTGACATTTGCAAGCT GTTGCATCGTCAGCCAAAGCATCTTTTGGCTTTCTTATTGGCTGAGTTAGGAACAAG tGGCTCCATAGATGGAAATAACCAGCTTGTGATCAAAGGACGAttccaacaaaaacaaatagagAACGTCTTGAGAAGATATATCA AGGAATACGTGACCTGTCACACCTGTCGCTCACCGGACACCATCCTGCAGAAGGACACGCGCCTCTACTTCCTGCAGTGCGAGACATGCCACTCACGCTGCTCTGTGGCCAGCATCAAGACCGGATTCCAGGCCGTCACGGGCAAGAGGGCGCAGCTCCGTGCCAAAGCCAACTAA
- the LOC113578745 gene encoding charged multivesicular body protein 4c: MSVFGKLFGNAGKGGKSPSPQEAIQKLRETEEMLTKKQEYLEQKIQAELVTAKKNGTKNKRAALQALKRKKRYEKQLAQIDGTLSTIEFQREALENANTNTEVLKNMGFAAKAMKNAHQNMDIDKVDELMQDITEQQELAQEISDAISKPVGFGEEFDEDELLAELEELEQEELDNNLLEIGGPETVPLPNVPSVPVPAKPVKKREEEDEDEMAELKAWVM, from the exons atgtctgtgtttgggaAGTTATTTGGAAATGCGGGGAAAGGGGGCAAATCCCCAAGCCCCCAAGAAGCAATTCAGAAACTCCGTGAAACAGAGGAGATGTTAACCAAGAAACAGGAATATTTAGAGCAAAAGATCCAGGCGGAACTAGTGACAGCAAAGAAAAACGGCACGAAAAATAAACGAG CTGCCCTCCAGGCCCTGAAGAGAAAGAAGCGTTACGAGAAACAGTTGGCTCAGATTGATGGCACTCTGTCCACCATTGAGTTCCAGCGAGAAGCTTTGGAGAATGCCAACACTAACACTGAGGTTCTCAAGAACATGGGCTTTGCTGCCAAGGCCATGAAAAATGCTCACCAGAACAT GGACATTGACAAAGTAGATGAACTCATGCAAGACATTACTGAACAGCAGGAGTTGGCTCAGGAGATTTCGGATGCTATTTCAAAACCCGTTGGCTTTGGAGAGGAGTTTGATGAG GATGAGTTGTTGGCTGAACTGGAGGAGTTGGAACAGGAGGAACTGGATAATAACCTGCTGGAAATTGGAGGCCCAGAGACCGTCCCACTACCCAATGTGCCTTCAGTCCCGGTACCTGCCAAACCAg TcaagaagagagaggaagaggatgaggatgagatGGCAGAGCTGAAGGCGTGGGTAATGTGA